Proteins from one Mus caroli chromosome 3, CAROLI_EIJ_v1.1, whole genome shotgun sequence genomic window:
- the LOC110290597 gene encoding small proline-rich protein 2D-like gives MSYQQQQCKQPCQPPPVCPTPKCPEPCPPPQCPEPCPPPKCPEPCPPPKCPEPCFEPCSPPSYQQKCPPAQPPPPCQQKCPPKNK, from the coding sequence ATGTCTTACCAACAGCAGCAGTGCAAGCAGCCCTGCCAGCCTCCTCCTGTGTGCCCAACTCCCAAGTGTCCTGAGCCTTGTCCTCCTCCACAGTGCCCAGAGCCCTGTCCTCCACCAAAGTGCCCTGAACCTTGTCCTCCTCCAAAGTGCCCTGAGCCTTGTTTTGAGCCATGTTCCCCTCCCTCATACCAGCAGAAATGCCCTCCTGCACAACCTCCTCCACCATGCCAGCAGAAGTGTCCACCTAAGAACAAGTGA